A genomic window from Chthoniobacterales bacterium includes:
- a CDS encoding ABC transporter permease, with amino-acid sequence MVAYLLRRLAALGVVLFCVISATFFLMRFSPGSPFDAERKLPPAIEKQLMAKYQLDGPLWQQYRDYLRDLLRGDLRLSTKYRNRTVNEILAQTLPVTLALGAAAFLVATLAGVWLGAYAATRHGTLGDTGAMLAALIAISLPSFVIGPLAVLVFALWLGWLPVGGWGGLSHLIMPALVLAAPYVAAIARLMRGSMLETLNQDFVRTARAKGLRESTILYKHALRIAILPVVSYLGPLAANLLTGSIVVETIFNIPGAGGFFVNSILNKDTFLLGGVVIVYCALLVFLNLVVDLAYSVLDRRIQLDG; translated from the coding sequence ATGGTCGCCTACCTGCTCCGTCGCCTCGCCGCCCTCGGCGTCGTGCTGTTCTGCGTCATCTCGGCGACGTTTTTTCTGATGCGATTTTCGCCCGGCAGTCCCTTCGACGCCGAGCGCAAGCTCCCCCCGGCCATCGAGAAACAGCTCATGGCCAAATACCAGCTCGACGGCCCGCTCTGGCAGCAATACCGCGACTACCTGCGCGACCTGCTCCGCGGCGACCTGCGCCTCTCCACGAAATACCGCAACCGCACCGTCAACGAGATCCTCGCGCAGACCCTGCCCGTCACCCTTGCGCTCGGCGCCGCCGCGTTTCTCGTCGCCACGCTCGCCGGCGTCTGGCTCGGCGCGTATGCCGCCACCCGACACGGCACCCTCGGCGACACCGGCGCCATGCTCGCCGCGCTCATCGCCATCTCGCTGCCGTCCTTCGTGATCGGTCCGCTCGCCGTGCTCGTCTTTGCCCTTTGGCTCGGGTGGCTGCCCGTCGGCGGTTGGGGCGGCCTTTCGCACCTCATCATGCCGGCCCTCGTGCTCGCCGCGCCCTACGTGGCCGCCATTGCCCGGCTGATGCGCGGCAGCATGCTCGAGACGCTCAATCAGGACTTCGTTCGCACGGCCCGCGCCAAGGGCCTCCGCGAGAGCACCATTCTCTACAAGCACGCCCTCCGCATCGCCATCCTCCCCGTCGTCTCCTACCTCGGCCCCCTCGCCGCGAATCTCCTCACCGGCTCCATCGTCGTGGAAACGATCTTCAACATCCCCGGCGCCGGCGGCTTTTTCGTCAACTCCATCCTCAACAAGGATACCTTCCTCCTCGGCGGCGTCGTCATCGTCTATTGCGCGCTGCTCGTGTTCCTGAACCTCGTCGTCGACCTCGCCTACTCGGTGCTCGACCGCAGAATCCAGCTCGATGGATAG